One Rhododendron vialii isolate Sample 1 chromosome 2a, ASM3025357v1 genomic region harbors:
- the LOC131317367 gene encoding uncharacterized protein LOC131317367: protein MAGDPDLIAANEWLEQVTRFLDTLHVKDDDLRVDLAACQLRQNAHEWWKYAKTTVEAKWDDDFKKAFLAKYVPEMAKDALRREFQNLIQGNMSVSQYKARLTTLSGCAPELVSTQELKAKRFKNGLRLGIKERVVGIRLRQYSTLVEAAMAVKDTLQESKRIRESRSQHGGSSTQFEGHQAKKQKISGGSSSFQGPPQQSRSILAQSMGQTSQGRAYVVVTLSTSNALADYLAPPDRSVVRGLSIDVLDTPLLIETSIRGRTVLSRVCKSCEIEIADRRLVFDFIVLDMTGFDVILGMDWFTTYRANIDCHKQSHGGLSLLFAITLADESSVVRGQLPPAVFEFPDVFPEDLFELPPCREIDFSIDLVLGAPALFAKKKDGSLRLCVDYRKLNRVTVKNKYPLPRIDDLFDQLKGSTCFSKIDLRSGYHQLRIKEEDIAKIAFRTRYGHYEFLVMPFGLTNAPAAFYGFYESNFSSEVHGKHLRTVLQLFKEHKLYAKYEKCEFWLSEVKFLGHVVSRDGVLVDPRKVEDVMNWMRPKNVFEI from the exons ATGGCCGGTGACCCAGATCTGATTGCTGCAAATGAATGGTTAGAGCAGGTTACTCGATTCCTCGATACTCTTCATGTCAAGGATGATGACTTGAGGGTGGACCTTGCAGCTTGTCAACTTCGACAAAATGCTCACGAGTGGTGGAAGTATGCGAAGACTACGGTTGAGGCAAAATGGGATGATGACTTCAAGAAAGCGTTTTTAGCAAAATATGTTCCAGAGATGGCAAAGGATGCTTTGAGGAGGGAGTTTCAAAACTTAATTCAGGGCAATATGTCAGTGTCACAATACAAGGCTAGGTTAACAACTCTATCCGGCTGTGCACCAGAGTTAGTGAGCACTCAGGAACTTAAGGCTAAAAGGTTTAAAAATGGGCTTCGATTAGGCATTAAGGAAAGGGTTGTGGGAATAAGATTACGACAGTATTCAACATTGGTAGAGGCAGCCATGGCAGTTAAGGATACGTTGCAAGAGTCAAAAAGGATTAGGGAATCTCGATCTCAGCATGGTGGTTCAAGCACACAGTTTGAGGGGCATCAAGcaaagaaacagaaaatatCTGGTGGTAGTTCTTCGTTCCAAGGACCACCTCAGCAGTCTCGCTCAATTCTGGCACAATCTATG GGTCAGACTTCTCAAGGTCGTGCTTATGTTGTTGTGACTCTGAGTACTTCGAATGCACTAGCAGACTATCTTGCACCTCCCGATAGGTCTGTTGTGAGAG GCCTTAGCATTGACGTACTAGATACACCATTGCTTATAGAAACTTCGATAAGGGGTAGAACCGTCTTGAGTAGAGTTTGTAAATCTTGTGAGATAGAGATTGCTGATCGTCGTTTGGTGtttgattttattgttttagacaTGACGGGGTTTGATGTCATCCTTGGGATGGATTGGTTTACTACTTACCGAGCTAATATTGATTGTCATAAACAAAG TCACGGAGGATTGAGCCTTCTCTTTGCGATCACTCTAGCAGATGAAAGTAGTGTGGTTCGCGGGCAACTACCGCCGGCAGTTTTTGAATTTCCGGATGTGTTTCCAGAAGACTTGTTTGAGTTGCCACCATGTCGTGAAATTGACTTCTCCATCGATCTCGTACTG GGTGCACCGGCATTATTTGCTAAAAAGAAAGACGGTTCCTTGCGTTTATGTGTAGACTATCGAAAACTGAATCGAGTGACTGTGAAGAATAAGTACCCTTTGCCAAGGATagatgacttgtttgatcagCTTAAGGGTTCGACTTGCTTTTCCAAGATAGATCTTAGATCTGGCTACCATCAATTAAGGATCAAAGAGGAGGATATAGCAAAAATAGCTTTTCGAACGCGTTATGGACATTATGAGTTTCTAGTAATGCCATTTGGCTTGACAAATGCCCCCGCGGCCTTTTATGGATTTTATGAATCAAATTTTTCATCG GAAGTGCATGGAAAACACTTGAGAACAGTATTGCAGCTTTTTAAGGAACACAAATTGTATGCTAAGTATGAGAAGTGCGAATTTTGGCTTTCGGAGGTGAAATTTCTCGGACATGTGGTCTCTAGGGATGGGGTGCTAGTTGACCCGAGAAAGGTGGAGGATGTTATGAATTGGATGCGACCGAAGAATGTGTTCGAAATTTAA
- the LOC131316597 gene encoding proteasome subunit beta type-5-B-like, giving the protein MVKPAEGTTTLAFIFKDGVMVAADSHASMGGYISSQFVKKIIEINPYMLGTMAGGAADCQFWHRNLGIKVCVRRWEQKGINLAK; this is encoded by the exons ATGGTGAAACCAGCAGAGGGCACAACAACGCTGGCTTTCATTTTTAAGGATGGTGTAATGGTTGCTGCTGACTCCCATGCTAGCATGGGAGGCTACATCT CTTCACAATTTGTGaagaaaattattgaaattaacCCGTACATGCTCGGCACAATGGCTGGTGGAGCAGCTGATTGCCAATTCTGGCATAGAAACCTAGGCATTAAG GTATGTGTTCGCCGTTGGGAGCAAAAGGGTATAAACTTGGCAAAATAG